The following nucleotide sequence is from Priestia filamentosa.
CGGATAAAAAGAAGGCTTGAGCCGTATGACGGGAAATCTGTCACGTACGGTTCTTAGGGGGGCGGGCGCTCGTGAGAGTGCCTGCCTACCCGACTTAACTAATTCTCCCTAAATGACTTTTAATAAAAAATCCTTTTTTTACCAATGATGAAGAATTTTCTTATTTATATAACTAAGGAATATATTAGTAATCTGTCTAATTTTATGAACTACTGTACATATATTTTAATTTGAATTCATCTCTATTCCTTGATAGGGTAAGGCATATAAAGGATATTAGGTAGAGATACAGGAAATTATCCACATACCTGTAACGAACTTTATTTTATTTACTTCAGCAAATAAGATAGGAGAATTTATGATGAGTAAGAGATCAAAAAGGATTAGTTTAGTTTTTCTAGGTGTCATTGTCCTTTTTATATTGGCAATGACATGGTTTTATCCCTATTCATTCTTTAGTATATATAAAACATATTCTTATCAACCTGATTCTGTTATGACTAAAGAGTATAAACAAGACGTGGACACCTTTAAACAAACATCCCAAATACATTTTAAAAATGATTTAACAAGTAAAAGAACCAAGGATATACTCGAGATATTTGAACAGGATTGGTTAACACATGAAAAAAAGTCAAAAATGAGTATACAAGAATTAGATACCTTGTTACTTGGGGTAAAGGAAGCAAGAGTCACATTGTTAGACCTTAGTACCCAAGAAAACTACTCAAGAAAAGAGAGAGAGTACCTCGTTGATAGTATTAAAAGTTTAATAGAGCTTGAAGAAAAGATTAATGACATAAGGAACGGTGAGTCCAAATCTAGGAGAACGCTTAATACACAATTCCATAATCTCCATACAAGTTTTATCAGTAACTTTAAAGCCTTTACTACTTTCTATCAAGTAACTCAAGAACAATAGTATCTTTGTTGAGAGGAAAGCAAAATAGAGATTTAAATATCTTAAAACAAACAGTCTGGTAAGATAAAATGATGTAAAAAGAAAAAGCACAAACTCGTTATTACTGAACAAGTTCGCGCTTTTTTTACTCCCTCGAATTTCTGTTATATGAGCTAACCTTGAATTAAATTGGTTTATCTGTTCTCAAAATAAATGAACTTAAGGCAGGAACCGTAACTTTATTATCATGTATAGTGTAAAGAACCTTATCTCCTGCGCGTTCCCCATCTACTAGTACTTTCCAAGGCCCTTGTGATGGAAGGGTAATTTCCACAGGTTCTCTATTAGCATTGTGAGCAACCATAAGATATTTGGCTTTATCCATATTCCCTTTGCCATCTATTATATAAGCTATAGTATTTTTTGGACTGTCAATAAACGTTAGGTATTTTTTGATTTGTTCAGCTGTAGTCATACGAAAAGCTGGGTGATTTTTACGTAATTCTATTAAGCCTTTCATATAGCCTACTTCCTTATCAAATGTTGCACGACGTTTCCAATCCATTTGGTTGACCGAATCAGGGGATTTGTAACTATTATGATCCCCGCCCTTTGTCCGCATGAACTCTTGACCTGCATGTAAGAATGAGGTTCCCTGTGATGTTAATACAATGGAAGAAGACAACTTGTGCATTTGTTTACGTGTTTTTTCGCTGTCATTTGGGTTAGTTAACTGCAGCTTATCCCATAATGTATGATTGTCATGAGCTTCAACATAGGTTAAAACCTGTTCAGGATCTTGATAGGTAGCAATGTCCTTGTTATAATCAATTCCACCCATGACTCCTTTCTTTATTCGTTCCTCTAAATTTTGTTTCCCATTTACAAAACCCTTATCATAATCGTAAAATACCCTGCCCTTTAAACCATCGCGAATATCATCATTAAAATGAGCAATTCCTTCCATTTTCTCAGCATTTTTTTGGTTAGCCTTTAATTCAGGGGAAAGGGGAGTGTTTAAATCCCATCCTTCTCCATGAAGAATAATAGAAGGATTAACTTTATCGATAGCTTTACGTATATGGTTCATGGTTTCAACATCGTGAATTCCCATCAAATCAAAACGGAACCCATCTAAATTATACTCATCCGCCCAATAAGTTACAGAGTCCACCATAAACTTCCTCATCATCTTCCGTTCAGAGGCTGTATCATTCCCTACACCAGTCCCGTCTGCGAGTGAGCCATCGTCATTGTAACGATAGTAATAACCTGGTACTAATTTTTGGAGATTAGACCCAGCAACTTCATACGTATGATTATAAACTACATCCATTACTACACGAAGGTCGTTATCATGGAGGGTTTGGATCATTTGCTTTAATTCTGTAATTCGAACAGTCGGATCATAAGGATTTGTAGAATATGATCCTTCTGGTACATTGAAATTTTTCGGATCATAGCCCCAATTATATTGGGGTTCATTTAACTTTGTTTCATCTACTGAAGCATAATCAAATATGGGTAAAAATTGAACGTGAGTAACCCCTAAGTCTTTAATATGATCGAGCCCCGTCTTCACGCCTTGAGGACCAGTTGTTCCTTTCTCTGTTACGCCAAGATACTTTCCTTTATGCTTGATGCCACTTTCCTTCTGAATAGAAAGGTCACGTACATGTAACTCATAAATAATAGCATCTTCTGGATTTTTAAACTTTGGTTTTTTATCTTCCTTCCATCCCTTTGGATTTGTTTCGTCTAAGTCAACGACTGCACCTTTGTCTCCGTTAACAGATGCAGCACCTACATAAGGATCAACAGCTTCAGTCCATTTATCACCAATCTTTACCTTATACGTGTAAAAAACTCCTTTATGATTTCCTTTTAGTTTTACAGCCCAAGTTCCTTTTTCACCTTGTTTCATCGGAATCTCCTTGCCATTATGATCGTCCCATTCTGTATATGTAACCAATCGTGCTTCACTGGCAGTAGGAGCCCAAAGACGGAATTTAGTCTCCGATGGGGTGTATACATTGCCTAAATCATTGCCATCATAATAAAATAATTCATCAAATTTTTTGCTACTAAAAACTTTATCGGGTTCAGCTGTTACTGTACCGTAATTTTTCATTTTGACTGTATATGTCTTTTTTAAATCAAATTCTTGTTCGGTAATCACTTTAATCTTATTTGTAAGGTTCCCATCAGTCGTGCCGAAAGGGCTAACTTCCTTAATTTTAACATCGTTAATTTCAATTTTTTGTGTGTCAATATCAAATGGAGCATTAGTAGTTATCGTCATTTCATTAAAATTATCGATTGTAGCTCTTTTAATGGATGGGTCAAGCTGAGTACTATCAGTAATGGCATGGGTATTGTCGTTAAAAGTGAAGGTAACTGCTCTTTCTTCGGTTAAATTTAGTTTAATGTTTCCCCCACCTAGAACCCCCTTATCACCATAGTTTTCATCCCAAGTTCCCTCAGTGGCAATTTTGTATTCATATTTTCCTGGGGGAAGTGTGCCCGTAAAACTATATAACCCATTTCCTTGGTAATCCATTTGGGTTATTTTAGAAGATGTATCCCAATCTTTATCATTCCCTAATTCTGTTTGCAGGGTACCAACAAGGACGACCTGTTTTGGGACGGATTCTGCCCCTACATGACTTGTTAATAGTCCTGAGAATAAGGGAATAATTAGTCCCAATATAGTAACTAGTGTCCATGCTGTTTTCTGCTTAACTTTCATAAAAAATCTCCTCCTTTTTTTTTATCAATTAGCGCAATCGTTTGCACAAATTTCTAAAAGTCAGTCTTTATTGTAGGAATAAATAAAGATACAGGTTATGAATCCGTTTTCAATATTTGTTATCAATAGTTAATTATACTTTTTTTTGCAAGTAAATCAATAGAATAATAAACAATTTTCATACTATTCAAATAAATATTAATATACATAGCAATCAAAGGGAGATTGGCGAATAACATCGGAAAATAAATTTCTCTAATTAAATATTACTCCTAAAGATTATTTAAATAATGATTCTGAATTAATTCATTTTGAAAAGTAAAAACTTTAAGTATAAAATCGTTCCTAAAAGTATATATAAATAAAAAGAAAAAGCGCAAACTCGTTATTACTAAATGATATGATCCCCTTATAGTAGACAGAAAAAAGAGAGCCCTTTATTCTATCTACTACGGAGGGGATTTTTTTATGGGTAAAACTAATAGAACGTATGACCTAAAAACGAAGAGAAAAGCAGTAGACTTATATCTGAAAGAAGAAATGGGGTATAAAACGATTGCGAAGGAGTTAGAAATTGATGTTGCCATCCTATATAGATGGGTGAAGCACCTTCAAGCTGAGGGACTAAAAGGTCTCAAAGAAAAACGTGGAAAAGCAAAAGGGGTTGGTAAGGGAAGATCAACTACTCAACCTGAAACAACAGAGACCAAACTGAAACGATTGGAAGCAGAAAATGCACTCTTAAAAAAGTTCTTAGGAAAATGAAAGGAGGAATGGAAGAACGACCAGCACGGGAGAGATATAAGGGAATTCAAGAGCTCACACATCAATATCCTGTTCAACTCTTGTGTGACCTAGCTCGTGTCTCTCGGAGTGGGTATTATAAATGGATCAAACGACAAACAAGCCTTTCTCCCAAACAGTTAGAGGATCAAAATATCCAGGAAAAGATCAGAGAATGTCATACAAGAATGAAGGGGATTTATGGGTAGCGAAGGGTCTTAATCTGGCTAAGAGGTGTGTACAACTTACATATAAATCATAAACGTGTACAGCGCCTCATGCGTAAAATGGGGATTCGTGCAGTTATTCGGAGAAAGCGTCCTTACTATGGCCAAAAGGAGAAGTATGTTGTTTCACAAAATCATTTGAACAGACAGTTCAAAGCGTCACAGCCAAATGAAAAATGGGTAACGGATATCACGTATCTTCTATTTCAAGGAAGAAAGTTATACCTCTCTGTCATTAAGGACTCATACAACCACGAGGTTGTGGCTTATCAGATGAGTCACAGAAATGATCTGCAGCTTGTCATGGATATTCTTAAGAAAGCTCGCAAGAACCGGAATGTACAAGGCGTTCTTCTGCACAGTGATCCAGGATTTCAGTACACATCCCATCAATATAACAATGCCCTTAAAAAATATAAGATGAAAGCCAGTATGTCTCGAAAAGGAAACTGTTGGGATAATGCAAGTATGGAAAACTTCTTTAGCCATCTTAAATCAGAGTGTTTCCGTCTTCGTTCCTTCCATACAACAAATGAGGTAAAGATCGCTGTAGCGAAATACATTCATTTTTACAATCACGAACGCTTTCAGAAGAAATTAAATAACCTGAGTCCATATGAATATAGAACTCAGGTCGCTTAGGGTTGCTTTTTTACTGTCTACTTGACAGGGGTCACTTCAAAACGAGTTTGCGCTTTTCCTACTCTCTGGAACATGTTTTATGTAAACTAAAAGTACATCTCCTATACACTTCTTTACACTCCCTACATTAAATG
It contains:
- a CDS encoding transposase; this translates as MGKTNRTYDLKTKRKAVDLYLKEEMGYKTIAKELEIDVAILYRWVKHLQAEGLKGLKEKRGKAKGVGKGRSTTQPETTETKLKRLEAENALLKKFLGK
- a CDS encoding IS3 family transposase — protein: MWLRGVYNLHINHKRVQRLMRKMGIRAVIRRKRPYYGQKEKYVVSQNHLNRQFKASQPNEKWVTDITYLLFQGRKLYLSVIKDSYNHEVVAYQMSHRNDLQLVMDILKKARKNRNVQGVLLHSDPGFQYTSHQYNNALKKYKMKASMSRKGNCWDNASMENFFSHLKSECFRLRSFHTTNEVKIAVAKYIHFYNHERFQKKLNNLSPYEYRTQVA